From Pelosinus fermentans DSM 17108, the proteins below share one genomic window:
- a CDS encoding pyridoxamine 5'-phosphate oxidase family protein, with amino-acid sequence MLNEKLLDVLSHPADGAISIVTNGNDGPHVVNTWNSYITVTPADKLLVPASGFVKTERNLSTHNDVTLSIASREIEGYRGKGTGFIVKGTTRFIKSGEDFEFMKEKFSWIRAVLEITVTSAKQML; translated from the coding sequence ATGCTTAACGAAAAATTATTGGACGTACTTTCCCACCCCGCAGATGGAGCAATCTCAATTGTTACCAATGGCAACGATGGTCCTCATGTAGTGAATACCTGGAATAGCTATATAACGGTTACACCGGCTGACAAACTATTGGTTCCCGCTTCCGGCTTTGTTAAAACAGAGAGAAACCTTAGCACCCATAACGATGTGACTCTTTCTATCGCCAGCAGGGAAATCGAAGGTTACAGAGGAAAAGGAACTGGTTTCATTGTGAAAGGAACCACCCGTTTTATAAAATCCGGTGAGGATTTCGAGTTCATGAAAGAAAAATTTTCATGGATTCGTGCAGTATTAGAAATCACAGTAACTTCTGCAAAACAAATGCTTTAA
- the eutC gene encoding ethanolamine ammonia-lyase subunit EutC, giving the protein MSEMIKDISLVDYYERVTIDNPRDTESCIRLKKTTNARICLGRAGDRCKTETLLKFRADHGVAMDAVWSEVDETIVDQLGFFKVQTLVEDKEQYIKRPDLGRIFSQETLDGIKDNCIESPDVQIIATDGLSACAINANLADIYPILMDGLTAKGYTIGTPIFVKYGRVATMDQISEAIQAKVTILLVGERPGLATDESMSSYMAYESSTLKPESQRTVISNIHRKGVPPVEAGAQLVNLVELLIREKKSGVELKM; this is encoded by the coding sequence ATGAGTGAAATGATAAAAGATATATCCCTGGTCGATTACTATGAACGGGTGACCATCGATAATCCTCGGGATACGGAAAGTTGTATCAGGCTAAAAAAGACAACCAATGCAAGAATTTGTTTAGGCAGAGCAGGGGATCGGTGTAAAACCGAGACCTTACTGAAATTTAGAGCGGATCATGGGGTAGCAATGGATGCAGTTTGGTCGGAAGTCGATGAAACGATTGTTGATCAGCTGGGATTTTTCAAAGTACAGACTCTGGTAGAAGATAAAGAGCAGTATATCAAAAGACCCGATTTAGGAAGAATATTCTCACAGGAAACTCTCGATGGAATTAAGGATAATTGTATTGAGAGTCCTGATGTGCAAATCATAGCAACTGATGGATTAAGTGCCTGTGCTATTAATGCCAATTTAGCAGATATTTATCCGATTCTAATGGATGGGCTAACCGCCAAAGGGTATACAATCGGTACGCCTATCTTTGTAAAATACGGCAGGGTTGCGACCATGGATCAAATTAGTGAAGCAATACAGGCGAAAGTGACGATTTTGCTGGTAGGTGAAAGACCAGGTTTGGCAACGGATGAAAGCATGAGTTCCTATATGGCTTATGAATCCAGCACCTTAAAGCCGGAATCACAAAGAACCGTGATTTCCAACATTCACCGCAAAGGTGTCCCGCCGGTAGAAGCTGGTGCACAGCTTGTAAATCTAGTAGAATTATTAATTCGCGAGAAAAAAAGCGGTGTGGAGTTAAAAATGTGA
- a CDS encoding ethanolamine ammonia-lyase subunit EutB → MILKTRLFGKSYEFKDIKEVLAKANEEKSGDILAGIAARDTAERVAAKVVLSEMTLEDLRNNPVVPYEDDEVTRAIQDGVDPNAFSMIKSMTVGAFREFLLKSSEDEIKNIHDGLTSEMIAGVTKLMSNMDLVYTAKKIHNLATCNTTIGEGGTLSSRLQPNHPTDGLAGIMASTMEGISYGIGDAVIGLNPVVDTISSISAVLHSFKDFMVKWDIPTQNCVLAHVTSQMAALQKGVPMDLMFQSLAGSQKSNEAFGITVKLMDEAYEVMREKKSSRGPNFMYFETGQGSELSSEGHHGADQLTMEARCYGLAKRYHPFLVNTVVGFIGPEYLYDGRQMIRAGLEDHFMGKLTGLPMGVDVCYTNHMKADQNDVENLALLLAACDCTYFMGIPGGDDVMLMYQTTSYHDIASLRDITGKKPIKEFNQRMEELGILENGKLTRKAGDPSIFTA, encoded by the coding sequence ATGATACTAAAGACAAGGCTATTTGGGAAAAGTTATGAGTTTAAAGATATAAAGGAAGTACTTGCTAAAGCCAATGAGGAAAAATCAGGTGATATTCTGGCAGGCATTGCAGCCCGGGATACAGCAGAGAGAGTAGCAGCAAAGGTTGTTTTATCGGAAATGACCCTTGAGGATCTGCGAAATAATCCCGTAGTTCCTTATGAAGATGACGAAGTTACAAGAGCCATTCAAGATGGCGTTGATCCAAACGCTTTCAGCATGATCAAATCAATGACGGTGGGAGCCTTTAGAGAATTTTTATTAAAATCAAGTGAGGATGAGATCAAAAATATCCATGATGGCTTAACTTCGGAGATGATTGCTGGCGTTACGAAGTTAATGAGTAATATGGACTTAGTATATACTGCTAAGAAAATACATAACCTTGCTACTTGCAATACGACAATTGGTGAAGGGGGTACGTTGTCTTCACGGTTGCAGCCCAATCATCCTACGGACGGTTTAGCCGGCATTATGGCTTCTACTATGGAAGGGATTAGTTACGGTATTGGTGATGCGGTTATTGGTTTAAATCCTGTAGTGGATACGATAAGCAGCATATCGGCTGTTTTACATAGTTTTAAAGATTTTATGGTGAAATGGGATATTCCTACCCAAAATTGTGTATTAGCCCATGTTACGAGCCAAATGGCTGCTTTGCAGAAAGGTGTTCCGATGGATCTGATGTTTCAAAGCCTGGCGGGCTCCCAAAAATCCAATGAAGCCTTTGGTATAACGGTAAAACTCATGGATGAAGCCTATGAAGTCATGAGGGAAAAGAAGAGTTCCCGAGGTCCAAATTTTATGTATTTTGAAACCGGGCAAGGCTCAGAGCTGTCTTCAGAAGGACATCATGGCGCCGATCAGTTGACGATGGAAGCAAGATGTTATGGTCTGGCGAAACGGTATCATCCTTTTTTAGTGAATACAGTAGTTGGTTTTATCGGTCCGGAATATTTGTATGACGGCCGGCAAATGATTCGGGCAGGCTTGGAAGATCATTTTATGGGGAAATTAACGGGTTTGCCTATGGGAGTGGATGTGTGCTATACCAACCACATGAAAGCCGACCAGAACGATGTAGAAAATTTAGCTTTGCTGCTTGCAGCATGTGATTGCACCTATTTCATGGGTATTCCTGGAGGCGATGATGTGATGTTAATGTACCAAACGACCAGCTATCACGATATTGCCAGCCTGCGAGACATTACGGGTAAAAAACCGATTAAGGAATTTAATCAAAGGATGGAAGAGCTTGGCATATTAGAAAATGGGAAATTAACTAGAAAGGCTGGAGATCCTTCCATCTTTACAGCTTAG
- a CDS encoding ethanolamine ammonia-lyase reactivating factor EutA has protein sequence MEREFLSVGIDIGTTTTQVIFSRIKVENTATSFLIPEMKITDKKILYKSEIHFTPLLARDKIHLPELKAIIESEYDKAGIQKDEIVTGAIIITGETARKNNAEEVLRVLSDFAGDFVVATAGPDLESILAGYGAGAAEASNHFTARVVNFDIGGGTTNGAIFWEGEVIDSFALDIGGRLIQIDQQGVICYISEKITQLINYLQLELVVGAKAKLKDIKALTDAFAKIFVQISSSESLEEEAAKLFIGHRHKGMKAEKIMFSGGVAEFIYSDYEIGSMKDVTLFGDIGPLLGCSIRKAFENDQYHLVEAREKIRATVIGAGSHSIKISGSTILFDEDLLPLKNIPIIKLAENEDINHMFNGIGEKIKRYGDIPVALAFKGPKSPSYGQIKEMAKAIAANAVGSHPVIVIVENDFAKALGQTVMNMLNTGTRVICIDQIKVDNGDYIDIGKSIANVVPTVVKTLIFKQ, from the coding sequence ATGGAAAGAGAATTTTTAAGTGTAGGCATTGATATTGGCACAACAACGACACAGGTTATCTTCAGCCGAATTAAGGTAGAAAATACAGCGACTTCTTTTCTGATTCCTGAAATGAAAATTACCGATAAGAAGATCCTTTATAAAAGTGAGATTCATTTCACCCCATTATTGGCAAGAGACAAGATTCATCTACCGGAATTAAAAGCAATCATTGAATCTGAATATGATAAGGCCGGTATTCAAAAAGATGAAATCGTGACAGGAGCCATTATTATTACGGGTGAAACTGCTCGCAAAAACAATGCCGAAGAAGTACTCCGTGTTTTATCTGACTTTGCTGGCGATTTTGTTGTTGCAACGGCAGGACCGGATTTAGAGTCCATTTTGGCGGGTTATGGGGCCGGAGCTGCGGAAGCATCAAATCATTTTACCGCAAGAGTCGTTAATTTTGATATTGGCGGAGGTACCACCAACGGTGCAATCTTTTGGGAAGGGGAAGTGATTGACTCTTTTGCCCTGGATATCGGTGGAAGGCTGATACAGATTGATCAGCAAGGTGTGATTTGCTATATTTCCGAAAAGATAACCCAGCTTATTAACTATTTGCAGCTGGAATTGGTTGTTGGGGCAAAGGCTAAGCTGAAAGACATAAAAGCTCTTACAGATGCTTTTGCCAAGATATTTGTACAAATAAGCAGCAGCGAAAGCTTAGAAGAAGAGGCTGCGAAGCTGTTTATTGGTCACAGACATAAGGGGATGAAAGCAGAAAAAATCATGTTTTCCGGTGGCGTTGCTGAATTTATCTACAGCGATTATGAAATCGGCAGTATGAAAGACGTTACGCTATTTGGAGATATTGGTCCATTATTAGGATGCTCCATTCGAAAAGCCTTTGAAAACGATCAATATCATCTTGTAGAAGCTAGAGAGAAGATACGGGCTACTGTCATAGGGGCAGGCAGTCATTCTATAAAAATCAGCGGCAGTACGATTTTGTTTGATGAGGACCTGCTTCCTCTTAAAAATATTCCTATTATTAAGCTTGCAGAGAATGAGGATATCAATCATATGTTCAACGGAATTGGTGAGAAAATCAAACGATATGGCGATATTCCCGTAGCCCTTGCGTTCAAAGGCCCGAAGTCACCATCCTATGGGCAAATAAAAGAGATGGCAAAAGCCATTGCCGCCAATGCGGTGGGTTCCCATCCTGTGATTGTAATTGTTGAAAATGATTTTGCCAAAGCATTGGGGCAAACGGTAATGAATATGCTGAATACAGGTACGAGGGTAATTTGTATTGATCAAATTAAGGTTGATAATGGTGATTATATTGATATCGGCAAATCCATTGCCAATGTAGTGCCCACGGTTGTAAAAACGTTAATTTTTAAGCAGTGA
- the eat gene encoding ethanolamine permease — MESSRVETVNPVIQHKKDGDRANLSRVLKPIHLWALAVGLVISGNYFGWSYGFAVGGVMGLALALIPVTIFYVTFILSYSELATAIPHAGGPSAYARRALGKFWGYMNGVSCLIEFVFAPPAIALAVGGYIHNMFPGIEIMTATVVAFLLFIFINYWGMKVSATFELIVTIVALIGLVIYWGLALPHFELSRVMAEPLLPNGFSGVMAAVPFAIWFYLAIEGGAMSAEEMVNPQKDISIGFLSGMATLMIMAFLTLFLTAGITDVKLIDSVDFPLPLALSSVYGEGSFSAMLMNFIGLFGLIASLHGIIVGYSRQTYAMARTGYLPKFLAYVDPKHHTPVWALIVPGIIGLGAALTGLTNVVITIAVFGSVAMYLISLVSLFVLRVKEPDLKRPFKVSYPVVPLISFLIAIFCLVSLFYASSEVVPWVLAVYGVAIVYYYIWGNKNIRPFEEEFGVLDELDK; from the coding sequence ATGGAAAGCAGTAGGGTAGAAACGGTCAATCCGGTTATTCAGCATAAGAAAGATGGTGATCGCGCAAATCTTTCTCGCGTGTTAAAGCCAATTCATTTATGGGCATTGGCAGTTGGGCTTGTTATATCAGGTAATTATTTTGGTTGGAGTTATGGTTTTGCTGTAGGCGGGGTCATGGGTCTTGCTTTGGCGTTAATACCGGTGACAATTTTTTATGTGACATTTATCTTATCCTATTCGGAGCTGGCGACAGCGATTCCTCATGCTGGCGGACCTTCTGCTTATGCCCGGCGTGCTTTAGGAAAGTTTTGGGGATATATGAATGGCGTGAGCTGCTTGATTGAATTTGTGTTTGCTCCACCTGCCATTGCTTTGGCAGTAGGCGGCTATATTCACAACATGTTTCCAGGCATTGAGATTATGACGGCAACTGTAGTCGCCTTCTTATTATTCATTTTTATCAATTATTGGGGAATGAAGGTATCTGCTACTTTTGAACTGATTGTAACGATTGTCGCTTTGATTGGTCTGGTGATCTATTGGGGTTTGGCATTGCCTCATTTTGAATTGTCCCGGGTTATGGCGGAACCTCTTTTGCCCAATGGTTTTAGCGGTGTCATGGCGGCTGTACCTTTTGCTATTTGGTTCTACTTAGCCATTGAAGGCGGTGCTATGAGTGCAGAAGAAATGGTCAATCCGCAAAAAGACATTTCCATTGGCTTTCTAAGTGGTATGGCAACTTTGATGATCATGGCATTTCTCACGTTATTCCTTACGGCGGGGATTACGGATGTAAAGTTAATTGATTCTGTTGATTTTCCGTTGCCTTTAGCGTTAAGTTCTGTTTATGGAGAGGGATCCTTCAGTGCCATGCTGATGAACTTCATTGGATTATTTGGTCTGATTGCTTCTCTGCATGGCATCATTGTGGGCTATTCCCGTCAGACCTATGCCATGGCTCGCACTGGGTACCTGCCAAAATTTTTAGCATATGTTGATCCTAAACATCATACACCGGTATGGGCGCTTATCGTTCCTGGCATTATAGGCTTGGGAGCCGCATTGACAGGGCTTACAAATGTGGTTATTACCATTGCTGTGTTTGGTTCCGTTGCGATGTATTTAATCAGTTTAGTAAGTTTATTTGTTTTAAGGGTGAAAGAGCCAGATCTTAAAAGACCTTTTAAGGTTTCCTATCCAGTAGTGCCCCTGATTAGTTTTCTGATTGCGATTTTTTGTCTCGTTAGTTTGTTCTATGCTTCTAGTGAAGTAGTACCATGGGTGTTAGCTGTTTATGGGGTAGCCATTGTATATTATTATATTTGGGGAAATAAGAATATTCGTCCCTTTGAGGAAGAGTTTGGTGTTCTTGATGAGTTAGATAAATAG
- a CDS encoding ANTAR domain-containing response regulator yields MKPLSILLVEDEVLIRADMREMLEKAGHIVCAECGNGEQAVRLVKENVPDLVIMDIMMPGISGLEVAQCMHSLNIPVVMVTAHSQPQMLQRAESVHVYGYVVKPVSEKNLIAAVQIAYARWKDMYSTHQELDKTKEHLKNQKLISQARSIIQDRLGISAGEAHKRLLQESMQRQTTPAQIAQRIIEKIKK; encoded by the coding sequence ATGAAACCCTTATCAATTCTATTGGTAGAGGATGAAGTATTAATACGGGCTGATATGAGAGAAATGCTGGAGAAGGCAGGTCACATAGTGTGTGCCGAGTGCGGTAATGGGGAGCAGGCAGTACGGTTAGTCAAAGAGAATGTACCGGATTTAGTAATTATGGATATTATGATGCCAGGAATAAGCGGTTTGGAAGTCGCACAATGCATGCATAGTCTCAATATACCAGTCGTCATGGTAACGGCTCATAGTCAGCCCCAGATGCTGCAACGGGCAGAAAGCGTACATGTATATGGTTATGTGGTTAAACCGGTCTCAGAGAAGAATCTTATTGCTGCGGTGCAGATCGCATATGCTCGTTGGAAAGACATGTATAGTACGCATCAAGAATTGGATAAAACAAAAGAACACTTAAAAAATCAAAAATTAATCAGCCAAGCGCGGTCCATCATTCAAGATCGTCTGGGTATATCTGCTGGAGAGGCTCATAAACGCTTATTGCAAGAATCCATGCAGCGCCAGACAACTCCTGCTCAAATCGCCCAACGGATTATTGAAAAAATAAAAAAATAA
- a CDS encoding sensor histidine kinase: MAETEHSIRDLCLAHTDLMIPDIIILENMVNQLPVIATLTGTDIFIDALTVNQEDAIVLAWASSPNSPSLYRNSVVGELAYAACEPAVYQAFSTGQSFYNIRGVSQEGVPIAQTVVPLTNDNGQVIGVLIMEKDISKEIRQEQQVQLLSQTAEHLSHTLMSLRVTGYGWEEWLGNGVFILNDKGKIVYANKQAMCISKSLYEGDTMDGNLMLLLSFASLPAMVEGLKNPRNYEFDNASYLFQAHPLLTGGELNGCVLSFQDVTELRQKERQLGMQNIIIQEINHRVKNTLQNVISLLRLQMRRSKWKAVRREFTATINRILSIAKVYEIFTYQYRDLVNLHDLAEYILEQVVQSYILPEQKVKTMVQGQAVLIHASQAVPVALVLNELVANSLVHGIKADSHGEISIIVKESGANISVEVRDSGCGLWDYAAISKGGTLGLYIVKLLICEQLGGTFQFENCGQSVVANISFPVHKKEETG, translated from the coding sequence ATGGCAGAAACAGAGCATTCCATCCGGGATTTGTGCTTAGCACATACGGATCTAATGATACCCGATATTATAATTCTAGAGAATATGGTAAATCAGCTGCCTGTGATTGCTACGTTAACGGGTACAGATATTTTTATTGATGCTTTGACAGTGAATCAAGAAGATGCAATTGTTTTGGCATGGGCAAGCTCGCCGAATTCGCCATCTTTGTATCGTAACAGCGTAGTAGGTGAATTGGCCTATGCTGCGTGTGAGCCAGCTGTATATCAGGCTTTTTCAACGGGGCAAAGTTTTTATAACATCCGTGGTGTGAGCCAAGAGGGGGTACCGATTGCTCAAACTGTAGTTCCTCTAACGAATGATAATGGTCAAGTGATTGGTGTTTTAATCATGGAAAAGGATATTTCCAAGGAAATTCGCCAGGAACAGCAGGTTCAATTATTGAGCCAAACGGCAGAGCACTTAAGCCATACGTTAATGTCTTTGAGAGTTACGGGATATGGCTGGGAAGAGTGGCTTGGTAATGGTGTTTTCATCTTGAATGATAAGGGAAAGATCGTATATGCCAATAAGCAGGCGATGTGCATTTCGAAGAGCTTATATGAAGGGGATACAATGGATGGCAATCTAATGCTATTGTTGTCCTTTGCGTCTCTTCCAGCAATGGTGGAGGGGTTAAAGAATCCCAGGAATTACGAGTTTGATAATGCAAGCTATCTTTTTCAAGCCCATCCGCTGTTAACAGGGGGAGAGCTTAACGGCTGTGTACTATCTTTTCAGGATGTGACAGAGTTACGCCAAAAAGAACGTCAGCTGGGTATGCAAAATATTATTATCCAGGAGATTAATCATCGGGTTAAAAACACACTGCAAAATGTAATTTCCTTATTGCGCCTGCAAATGCGCCGCTCAAAATGGAAAGCTGTGCGGCGGGAGTTTACCGCGACTATTAATCGGATATTATCCATTGCCAAAGTATATGAGATTTTTACCTATCAATATCGTGATCTTGTCAATTTGCATGACTTGGCAGAGTATATCCTAGAGCAGGTTGTTCAAAGTTATATTTTACCAGAGCAAAAGGTAAAAACAATGGTGCAGGGGCAGGCTGTGCTGATTCATGCCAGCCAGGCGGTGCCAGTAGCATTAGTGCTGAATGAACTAGTTGCAAATAGTCTGGTGCATGGTATTAAAGCGGATTCTCATGGTGAAATCAGTATAATCGTAAAAGAGTCTGGAGCCAATATCAGTGTTGAGGTGAGAGACAGCGGCTGCGGGCTATGGGATTATGCTGCAATAAGCAAGGGTGGTACGCTTGGTTTATACATCGTGAAGCTGCTTATTTGTGAACAATTGGGAGGCACCTTTCAATTCGAGAATTGTGGTCAATCCGTAGTTGCTAACATTTCATTCCCAGTGCATAAAAAGGAGGAAACAGGATGA